The proteins below are encoded in one region of Stigmatopora argus isolate UIUO_Sarg chromosome 2, RoL_Sarg_1.0, whole genome shotgun sequence:
- the LOC144093026 gene encoding uncharacterized protein LOC144093026, which yields METAGGHAVSLLASLNHQRERDHLCDCVLRQRQDPARLYPAHKCVLAASSPVLAAILSSTGSLVDLLAPCLADSVLELVLDFIYTGAVPSARSGQQYKNLLAAACLLEMEQLRDVLAMSPPKEMNDANPANDTIRDSDGRVTLADAFSRKIPGKDALFNTTHLDRGSRYSTSEICAPVPVIRHGSEVITSPRNLRAAAMEEEPSANKRSSDESTREESLGLDPAEIFLPEGSYARKYPTAHLEDHRGPAVLTKQHECVKVLHTHLRVDHPLRADDDLVVSSPSDRSGDEREGGRLATSRLPDGRSERERAAGPPLSCPKAHVDSTAHSSASTLAPFKCSLCPRAFRQRGTLNRHMRSHLGVRPFPCPRCPMSFSRQYRVTEHMRIHQRCGDSAKRYCL from the exons ATGGAG ACAGCGGGAGGCCACGCAGTGTCACTACTTGCGAGTTTGAACCACCAACGGGAACGAGATCACTTGTGCGACTGTGTGCTCAGGCAGAGACAGGACCCGGCTCGCTTATACCCAGCACACAA GTGCGTTCTGGCAGCTTCCAGTCCAGTTCTGGCCGCTATCCTCTCCTCAACGGGTTCTCTAGTGGATCTCCTTGCTCCGTGTCTGGCCGACTCTGTCCTGGAGCTCGTGTTGGACTTCATCTACACGGGAGCGGTACCTTCTGCTCGGAGTGGGCAACAGTACAAAAACCTTCTGGCCGCCGCCTGCCTCTTGGAGATGGAGCAGCTGCGGGATGTTCTCGCCATGTCTCCGCCAAAGGAAATGAACGATGCCAACCCAGCAAATGACACGATCCGGGACTCGGATGGCCGTGTAACGCTCGCCGATGCGTTTTCGAGGAAAATCCCAGGAAAAGACGCCCTCTTCAATACGACCCATTTGGACCGAGGTTCCAGGTATTCCACCAGCGAGATCTGTGCTCCGGTACCGGTCATACGTCACGGCAGCGAAGTCATCACGTCGCCCCGGAATCTTCGAGCGGCTGCCATGGAGGAGGAGCCTTCCGCGAACAAGCGTAGTTCTGATGAGTCGACACGTGAAGAAAGTTTAGGTCTGGATCCCGCCGAGATATTTCTCCCGGAGGGCTCCTATGCAAGAAAATATCCAACGGCCCACTTGGAAGACCACCGAGGACCCGCCGTGTTAACAAAACAGCACGAGTGTGTCAAAGTACTTCATACGCACCTTCGCGTTGACCACCCGCTTCGTGCCGATGACGATCTCGTCGTCTCGAGTCCGTCGGACCGTTCCGGCGACGAACGGGAAGGCGGCCGGTTGGCAACCTCTCGTCTCCCGGACGGGAGGTCGGAACGAGAAAGAGCAGCGGGCCCTCCTTTGTCTTGTCCGAAAGCCCATGTGGATTCCACCGCGCACAGTTCGGCGTCCACgctggcgccgttcaagtgctCCCTGTGCCCGCGCGCTTTCCGCCAACGTGGCACTTTGAACCGCCACATGCGCTCTCATCTGGGGGTCAGGCCCTTTCCCTGCCCCCGCTGCCCCATGAGCTTTTCCCGACAATACCGCGTGACAGAGCACATGCGTATTCACCAGCGCTGCGGCGACTCGGCCAAGCGGTACTGCTTATGA
- the LOC144067159 gene encoding uncharacterized protein LOC144067159 — protein sequence MKRKRRGQDLFCVTKLRKTNKKENMSVELLPARQPGENNAPLRDTTVGGAKPLHRFINGEPQVVGIIVLILGISFIITAIVVERESMHPEMWTAIQPGYVIGAMFVVCGIVYIITEHNPTKKTVTISLALSIVAILCSIWTAIMVIPHIERLGYDRIYDTFEDENTTFMDYHTRYSLSPAAVVEQVLDMVFMFYVFVGTVLFIVMSTLATAALRSSRTKAIVVMSTTSNATPAEPQDEQ from the exons ATGAAACGTAAAAGAAGAGGACAAGACTTGTTTTGTGTAACCAAGCTccggaaaacaaacaaaaaagag AACATGTCAGTGGAGCTCTTACCTGCGAGACAACCAGGTGAGAACAACGCTCCTCTCCGAGACACCACCGTGGGAGGAGCTAAACCTCTCCATCGCTTCATCAATGGGGAGCCCCAGGTCGTGGGG ATCATTGTGCTTATCTTGGGAATATCATTCATCATTACCGCCATCGTTGTGGAGAGAGAAAGTATGCATCCTGAGATGTGGACAGCCATCCAACCGGGATATGTGATAGGAGCCATG TTTGTCGTATGTGGGATTGTGTATATTATAACGGAACATAACCCAACCAAAAAAACG GTGACTATATCTTTGGCTCTGAGCATCGTGGCCATACTCTGCTCCATTTGGACCGCCATTATGGTCATCCCACACATTGAACGCTTGGGTTACGACAGAATATACGACACGTTCGAAGACGAAAACACGACGTTCATGGACTATCATACCAGATATTCGCTGTCACCGGCTGCT GTAGTTGAGCAGGTTTTGGACATGGTCTTTATGTTCTATGTTTTTGTTGGTACCGTTCTTTTTATCGTGATGTCAACATTGGCAACGGCCGCCCTGCGTTCCAGTCGGACCAAG gccATTGTAGTGATGTCAACAACGTCCAATGCAACACCTGCTGAGCCACAAGATGAACAGTGA